The following are encoded together in the Kwoniella europaea PYCC6329 chromosome 1, complete sequence genome:
- a CDS encoding dimethyladenosine transferase, producing the protein MPKATTSTFRVSPTSAATRPNKKNGESSSSAAGASGGTAGGARNHLFDTARFGQHILTNPLVAQGIVDKANLKPTDIVLEVGPGTGNLTVRILAACRKVVAVEMDPRMAAEVQKRVLGKPEQKKLEVMIGDFVKADLPYFDVCISNTPYQISSPLVFKLLSHRPIPRCAVLMFQREFALRLVASAGSKLWGRLAANVQLYARVEHIMKVGQGNFRPPPQVESSVVRIMPRDPPPPVKFEEFDGLNRVIFSRMNKTVRANFKAKGVAELIERNYKTWCAENGHIIEDGFDIREKIDMILLDSGYADNRAAKMDVDDLLKLLAAFNVEGM; encoded by the exons ATGCCAAAAGCTACGACATCCACATTCCGAGTCAGCCCTACTTCAGCGGCCACTCGACCCAAcaagaagaatggtgaatcttcttcatcagcgGCTGGTGCTTCTGGCGGTACAGCGGGAGGAGCGAGGAATCATCTTTTCGATACGGCTAGATTCGGTCAACATATCTTGACGAATCCTTTGGTAGCTCAAGG AATAGTAGATAAAGCCAATTTGAAACCCACCGATATCGTATTGGAAGTAGGTCCAGGTACGGGTAATTTGACAGTCAGGATATTAGCTGCTTGTAGGAAAGTGGTTGCTGTTGAGATGGATCCTAGAATGGCTGCTGAAGTGCAAAAGAGAGTATTAGGGAA ACCCGAGCAGAAGAAACTGGAAgtgatgattggtgatttcGTTAAAGCGGATTTACCTTATTTTGACGTTTGTATATCCAATACTCCTTATCAG ATCTCTTCCCCACTAGTGTTCAAATTACTCTCCCATCGACCTATCCCCCGATGCGCAGTTTTGATGTTCCAACGTGAATTCGCTTTACGTCTGGTAGCCAGTGCGGGATCGAAACTTTGGGGTCGACTCGCAGCCAACGTCCAACTCTATGCGAGGGTAGAACATATAATGAAAGTTGGTCAAGGTAATTTCcgaccacctcctcaagTCGAATCTTCTGTAGTCCGAATAATGCCCAGggatccacctccaccggTTAAATTTGAAGAATTCGATGGATTGAATAGAGTCATCTTCAGTAGGATGAATAAGACTGTTAGAGCGAATTTCAAGGCGAAGGGTGTGGCAGAACTGATAGAGAGGAATTATAAAACTTGGTGTGCTGAGAATGGTCAT ATaattgaagatggattcgaTATTAGAGAAAAGATAGATATGATCTTGTTGGACTCTGGATATGCGGATAACAGAGCTGccaagatggatgtggatgatttGTTAAA ATTATTGGCTGCTTTCAACGTCGAAGGGATGTGA